A region of Lacinutrix sp. Hel_I_90 DNA encodes the following proteins:
- a CDS encoding DUF6702 family protein yields MKAVNYLIIPCFFLMLSASVLHKYYVSVTQVEYVKEKKAVQITTRIFIDDFEKLLRERFDQTITLASNKDEKHIDKYIETYIKSKLKISINGKAVDYTFLGKEYDEDIVQCFIEIKDIENIQTFEITNKVLFDQFEEQKNVVRTYINSKHKSFILIPQNDKGMLNF; encoded by the coding sequence ATGAAAGCTGTAAATTATTTAATAATACCGTGTTTTTTTTTAATGCTGTCTGCATCTGTCCTACATAAATATTATGTAAGTGTCACGCAAGTTGAATATGTTAAAGAGAAAAAAGCAGTTCAAATTACCACACGAATTTTTATAGATGATTTTGAAAAATTACTGCGAGAGCGTTTTGATCAGACCATCACTTTAGCTTCAAACAAGGATGAAAAACACATTGATAAGTATATTGAAACGTATATTAAATCAAAACTCAAGATTTCGATAAATGGTAAGGCCGTTGATTATACCTTTTTAGGCAAAGAATATGACGAAGATATTGTACAGTGTTTTATTGAGATTAAAGACATTGAAAACATCCAGACCTTTGAAATAACCAATAAAGTTCTTTTTGATCAATTTGAAGAGCAAAAAAATGTGGTGAGAACCTATATTAATTCAAAACACAAGTCTTTCATTCTAATTCCGCAAAACGATAAAGGAATGTTAAATTTCTAA
- a CDS encoding M1 family metallopeptidase, translating into MNNLKYYFLLALFVTAGAFAQQNQEKREPQQGHTNENKFKQLYEEFSTPNRYRAASGAPGSAYYQQQADYKMDLELDDEKARLSGYETITYTNNSPDVLKYLWVQLDQNVRARDSKSPLIEGSGVRPAAQVSSFANDYMSEGFDGGFKIEAVKDENGNPLQHMINRTMMRVEMPKPLAAGGQFSFSIKWWYNINDHVNGRGRSGYEYFAEDDNRAYVIAQFYPRMAVYNDVEGWQNSQFWGRDEFALPFGNFEVNITVPADHILDGTGKLMNRKEVFSKDMMKRYEEAKKSYDKPVVIVTQAEVEKLEKSKSKDKKTWKLYAENVRDFGFATSRRFIWDMMAVKIGDKDVMAVSMYPKEGNPLWEQWSTKAVASTLKSYSRMTFDYPYHKAISVHAKNQGMEYPMICWNYGRPDKDGKYSDRVKFGMMSVIIHEVGHNFFPMIVNSDERQWTWMDEGLNTFVQYVAEQDFGKWYPDALSPGQSTYPSRRGPAANITRYMGGDQNYIAPIMTKGLNTYQFGNNAYGKPGTALNILRETVMGEELFDYAFREYSNRWMFKHPTPEDFFRTMEDASAMDLDWFWRGWFYTTDYVDIGVKEVKKYYVTATPNKEGTAMANRFGMDTKDGVYFVEEGSEEDKPGMKDEDIMEKSKTLKQYVMDNFTPAERATMKAPKYFYSVSFEKPGGLVMPIIVEYTYKDGTSKTETYPAQIWRLNDKEVSKSIASDKEIVKITVDPNLETADVDTSNNSWPQETQESDFDKFKNKTKD; encoded by the coding sequence ATGAATAATTTAAAGTACTATTTCTTGTTAGCCCTTTTTGTTACTGCTGGCGCTTTTGCCCAACAGAACCAAGAAAAGAGGGAGCCGCAACAAGGTCACACCAACGAAAATAAATTCAAACAACTCTACGAAGAGTTTTCAACACCAAACAGGTACCGTGCAGCATCAGGAGCTCCGGGTTCAGCTTATTATCAGCAGCAAGCAGATTATAAAATGGACTTAGAACTGGATGATGAAAAGGCAAGATTGTCTGGATATGAGACTATTACCTACACTAATAATTCACCAGATGTTTTAAAATACTTATGGGTGCAATTAGATCAAAACGTGCGTGCCAGAGATTCTAAATCACCTTTAATTGAAGGTAGCGGTGTAAGACCTGCGGCACAAGTGTCTTCTTTTGCCAATGATTATATGAGTGAAGGTTTTGATGGTGGTTTTAAAATAGAAGCTGTTAAGGACGAAAACGGAAACCCATTGCAGCATATGATTAATCGTACGATGATGCGTGTAGAAATGCCAAAACCATTAGCTGCTGGAGGACAATTTTCTTTTTCTATTAAATGGTGGTATAACATTAATGATCATGTAAATGGTAGAGGGCGTTCTGGTTATGAATATTTCGCAGAGGACGACAACAGAGCATACGTTATTGCACAATTCTATCCAAGAATGGCGGTATATAATGATGTTGAAGGATGGCAAAACTCTCAATTTTGGGGGCGTGATGAATTTGCATTGCCTTTTGGAAACTTTGAAGTGAATATAACCGTGCCAGCTGATCATATTTTAGATGGTACAGGAAAGTTAATGAATAGAAAAGAAGTCTTTTCTAAAGACATGATGAAACGCTACGAAGAAGCAAAGAAATCTTACGATAAGCCTGTAGTCATTGTAACACAAGCTGAAGTTGAAAAATTAGAAAAATCAAAATCAAAAGATAAGAAAACCTGGAAATTATATGCTGAAAATGTACGTGATTTCGGTTTTGCTACCTCAAGACGTTTTATTTGGGACATGATGGCTGTGAAAATTGGAGATAAGGATGTTATGGCCGTGTCAATGTATCCAAAAGAAGGAAATCCGCTTTGGGAACAATGGTCTACAAAAGCGGTTGCCAGTACTTTAAAATCATACTCTCGTATGACTTTCGATTACCCATATCATAAAGCCATTTCAGTTCATGCCAAAAATCAAGGTATGGAGTACCCAATGATTTGTTGGAATTATGGACGACCAGATAAAGATGGAAAATATAGTGATCGTGTAAAATTTGGTATGATGTCTGTAATTATTCATGAAGTTGGACATAATTTCTTTCCAATGATTGTAAATAGTGATGAGCGTCAATGGACTTGGATGGATGAAGGATTAAACACCTTTGTACAGTATGTGGCAGAGCAAGATTTTGGTAAGTGGTATCCAGATGCCTTATCTCCAGGGCAAAGTACTTATCCTTCTCGTCGTGGACCAGCTGCTAATATTACAAGATACATGGGCGGTGATCAAAACTATATTGCACCAATCATGACTAAAGGCTTAAACACCTATCAATTTGGAAATAATGCCTACGGAAAACCAGGAACTGCACTTAATATTTTAAGAGAAACAGTTATGGGAGAAGAGCTTTTTGACTATGCGTTTAGAGAGTATTCTAATCGTTGGATGTTTAAACACCCTACACCAGAAGATTTTTTCCGTACGATGGAAGATGCGTCTGCAATGGATTTAGATTGGTTTTGGAGAGGTTGGTTCTATACTACAGACTACGTTGATATTGGAGTAAAAGAGGTGAAAAAATATTACGTGACTGCTACTCCAAATAAAGAAGGAACTGCTATGGCAAACCGTTTTGGGATGGATACAAAAGATGGTGTCTACTTTGTTGAAGAAGGAAGTGAAGAAGATAAACCAGGTATGAAAGATGAAGATATCATGGAGAAATCTAAAACATTAAAACAATATGTTATGGATAATTTTACACCAGCAGAAAGAGCGACAATGAAAGCGCCAAAGTATTTTTATAGTGTAAGTTTTGAAAAGCCAGGCGGATTAGTAATGCCTATTATTGTTGAGTATACTTATAAAGATGGCACTTCGAAAACCGAAACCTATCCAGCACAAATTTGGAGATTGAATGACAAAGAAGTGAGTAAATCTATTGCTTCAGATAAAGAAATTGTAAAAATTACTGTCGATCCAAATTTAGAAACAGCAGATGTCGATACCTCTAATAATTCTTGGCCGCAAGAAACACAAGAGTCTGATTTTGATAAATTTAAAAATAAAACGAAAGACTAA
- a CDS encoding sodium-translocating pyrophosphatase, translating to MESMMIYMPIALALIGLIYMVIKKSWVMKQDAGDGKMKEISDHIYEGALAFLNAEYRLLAIFVVIVSVLLTIVSFVVPTTHWLIVIAFIFGAFFSAWAGNMGMKIATKTNVRTTQAARTSLPNALKVSFGGGTVMGLGVAGLAVLGLTSFFIFFFWFFMGSEWTNTMDMTIVLETLAGFSLGAESIALFARVGGGIYTKAADVGADLVGKVEAGIPEDDPRNPATIADNVGDNVGDVAGMGADLFGSYVATVLAAMVLGNYVIKDMGGNIADAFGGIGPILLPMSIAGVGIIISLIGTLLVKIKSNDAKESHVMGALNVGNWVSIGLVALSCFGLVTWMLPETMQMNFFGEGLQEISSMRVFYATLVGLFVGAGISSVTEYYTGLGKGPILKIVQQSSTGAGTNIIAGLATGMISTFPSVLLFAGAIWASYAFAGFYGVALAASAMMATTAMQLAIDAFGPISDNAGGIAEMSEQDPIVRERTDILDSVGNTTAATGKGFAIASAALTSLALFAAYVTFTGIDGINIFKAPVLAMLFVGGMVPVVFSALAMNAVGKAAMEMVEEVRRQFREIPGIMEGTGKPEYDKCVAISTKASLKEMMLPGLLTIGFPLVIAFIPMLFGMNNLAIAEMLGGYMAGVTVSGVLWAIFQNNAGGAWDNAKKSFEAGVEINGEMTYKGSDAHKAAVTGDTVGDPFKDTSGPSMNILIKLTCLIGLVIAPILGGHIEEGMANNNQEVEIIVDSSKDLAEATITYATIENGQEVTKEETFLGTQAEVEAKLKAFEVSVATNEGDTKKVIKKIQVIK from the coding sequence ATGGAATCAATGATGATTTACATGCCAATAGCTTTGGCGCTTATAGGATTAATTTACATGGTTATAAAAAAATCATGGGTTATGAAACAAGATGCTGGAGATGGTAAAATGAAAGAAATTTCAGATCATATTTACGAAGGCGCACTAGCTTTTTTAAATGCTGAATACAGATTACTCGCCATCTTTGTGGTTATAGTCAGTGTTTTATTAACCATAGTTTCATTTGTTGTACCTACAACACATTGGTTAATTGTAATAGCATTTATTTTTGGAGCTTTCTTTTCTGCTTGGGCAGGAAACATGGGGATGAAAATAGCAACTAAAACCAACGTTAGAACAACGCAAGCTGCGCGTACGAGTTTACCAAACGCACTAAAAGTCTCTTTTGGAGGAGGAACTGTAATGGGGCTTGGTGTTGCAGGTTTAGCGGTATTAGGCTTAACAAGTTTCTTTATCTTTTTCTTTTGGTTCTTTATGGGAAGCGAATGGACAAATACAATGGACATGACTATTGTCTTAGAAACACTAGCAGGATTCTCGTTAGGTGCTGAGTCCATCGCATTATTTGCGCGTGTTGGTGGTGGTATATACACCAAAGCAGCCGATGTTGGCGCTGATTTAGTAGGTAAAGTCGAAGCCGGTATTCCGGAAGATGATCCTCGTAATCCGGCCACTATTGCAGATAATGTTGGAGATAATGTAGGGGATGTTGCTGGTATGGGAGCCGATTTATTTGGTTCTTACGTAGCAACTGTATTAGCCGCAATGGTTCTTGGTAACTATGTGATTAAAGATATGGGGGGAAACATTGCTGATGCCTTTGGTGGTATTGGGCCAATATTATTGCCTATGTCCATAGCTGGTGTAGGGATTATTATTTCTTTAATTGGAACCCTATTAGTAAAAATAAAAAGTAACGACGCTAAAGAATCTCATGTCATGGGCGCTTTAAATGTTGGTAATTGGGTGTCTATAGGTTTAGTGGCGCTCTCATGTTTTGGTTTAGTGACTTGGATGTTACCAGAAACCATGCAAATGAACTTCTTTGGTGAAGGCTTACAAGAAATTTCTTCGATGCGTGTATTTTATGCCACACTTGTTGGTTTATTTGTTGGTGCAGGAATTTCTTCAGTAACTGAATATTATACAGGATTAGGAAAAGGCCCAATCTTAAAAATTGTTCAACAATCGAGTACTGGAGCAGGAACAAACATTATCGCTGGTTTAGCAACAGGGATGATTTCTACATTTCCTTCAGTATTATTATTTGCTGGAGCAATATGGGCATCTTACGCATTTGCAGGATTTTATGGTGTAGCATTAGCCGCTTCTGCAATGATGGCAACAACAGCGATGCAGTTAGCGATCGATGCTTTCGGACCTATATCTGATAATGCAGGTGGTATTGCTGAAATGAGTGAACAAGACCCAATCGTAAGAGAACGTACAGATATCTTAGATTCTGTTGGAAATACTACAGCAGCTACAGGAAAAGGTTTTGCTATTGCATCTGCAGCATTAACGTCATTAGCTTTATTTGCAGCTTATGTAACCTTTACAGGAATTGATGGTATTAATATCTTTAAAGCACCCGTATTAGCCATGTTATTTGTAGGTGGTATGGTGCCAGTGGTATTTTCTGCTTTAGCAATGAATGCTGTTGGTAAGGCTGCTATGGAAATGGTAGAAGAAGTGCGTCGTCAGTTTAGAGAAATTCCCGGGATTATGGAAGGTACAGGAAAACCTGAATATGATAAGTGTGTCGCCATTTCTACAAAAGCGTCACTTAAAGAAATGATGTTACCAGGTTTACTAACTATTGGATTTCCATTAGTAATTGCATTTATTCCAATGCTTTTTGGAATGAATAACCTGGCTATTGCTGAAATGTTAGGGGGTTATATGGCAGGTGTAACTGTATCTGGTGTACTTTGGGCTATTTTCCAGAACAACGCTGGTGGTGCTTGGGATAATGCTAAAAAATCTTTTGAAGCAGGTGTTGAAATTAACGGAGAAATGACTTATAAAGGAAGTGATGCGCACAAAGCAGCAGTAACTGGTGATACTGTTGGTGATCCTTTTAAAGATACGTCTGGTCCTTCAATGAATATATTGATTAAATTAACCTGTCTTATCGGACTAGTGATTGCGCCAATTTTAGGAGGGCATATTGAAGAAGGTATGGCAAATAATAATCAAGAGGTTGAAATTATTGTCGATTCTTCCAAAGATTTAGCTGAGGCAACGATTACCTATGCAACCATAGAAAATGGACAAGAAGTAACTAAAGAAGAAACATTTTTAGGAACGCAAGCAGAAGTTGAAGCCAAATTAAAAGCGTTTGAAGTGTCGGTCGCAACAAATGAAGGTGATACTAAAAAAGTGATCAAAAAAATACAGGTTATTAAATAA
- a CDS encoding MgtC/SapB family protein, producing the protein MNYDDLTTLGIAFGLGLLVGMQREKTNNHMAGVRTFTLISILGVMAGFLTRAYDNPFILPVLGLAITAMLLMANVIKYKKFEEADVGQTTEVAALLMFAIGAYLVLGSQLIGVLVGASMAILLYLKEHLHNFIDKLKSKDLSAIMTLTGISLVILPILPDEAYGPFKVLNPRNIWLMITLIVGISVFGYFIYKFVGKKVGIISNGILGGLISSTATTISYARKTTGAASISKLAAFVITIASTVSFFRVLFEVGVIIPNQLAIIAMPIGALILIMILTCVVLFYFINKDLSKSEEMPEPENPAQFKSALIFGLLYGIILLAVAFSKEKFGNNALYIVSIISGLTDVDAITLSLSQLIKEGNLKATFGWKLILLAGLSNMLFKGVMAMVLGAKALAKWIIISFGVIITAGLLIMWLWPESWHF; encoded by the coding sequence ATGAATTATGACGATCTAACCACATTGGGTATTGCTTTTGGTTTAGGACTTCTCGTTGGGATGCAGCGTGAAAAGACTAATAATCATATGGCAGGCGTTAGAACATTTACTCTTATTTCTATATTGGGTGTGATGGCTGGTTTCTTAACACGAGCTTATGACAATCCGTTTATACTACCTGTTCTAGGGTTGGCAATAACAGCAATGTTATTAATGGCTAATGTTATTAAGTATAAAAAATTTGAAGAAGCAGATGTTGGTCAAACCACTGAAGTAGCAGCATTACTCATGTTTGCTATTGGTGCCTATCTTGTGCTTGGAAGTCAATTAATAGGTGTTTTGGTTGGAGCTTCTATGGCCATTTTATTGTATCTAAAAGAACACTTACACAATTTTATAGACAAATTAAAGTCTAAAGATTTGTCCGCTATCATGACTTTAACAGGGATTAGTTTGGTGATTTTACCCATACTCCCTGATGAAGCCTACGGCCCTTTTAAGGTTTTAAACCCAAGGAATATTTGGTTGATGATAACCTTAATTGTTGGGATTAGCGTTTTTGGTTACTTTATCTATAAATTTGTTGGAAAAAAGGTTGGAATTATTTCAAACGGTATTCTGGGCGGTTTAATTAGTAGTACAGCAACTACTATTAGTTATGCTCGTAAAACTACAGGGGCAGCATCCATTAGTAAATTGGCTGCTTTTGTTATTACTATCGCGTCCACAGTGTCCTTTTTTAGGGTTTTATTTGAAGTAGGTGTCATTATTCCAAATCAGTTAGCGATCATTGCAATGCCTATTGGAGCGTTAATTTTAATTATGATATTGACTTGCGTGGTCTTGTTTTATTTTATTAATAAGGATCTTTCGAAGAGTGAGGAAATGCCAGAGCCTGAAAATCCCGCGCAGTTTAAAAGCGCCTTAATCTTTGGGTTACTTTACGGTATTATATTACTAGCTGTTGCATTTTCCAAAGAGAAATTTGGAAATAATGCACTCTATATCGTTTCTATAATTAGTGGTTTAACAGATGTTGATGCCATTACCTTATCTTTGTCTCAATTAATTAAAGAAGGTAACCTAAAAGCAACATTTGGATGGAAATTAATTTTGTTAGCAGGATTATCAAATATGCTCTTTAAAGGAGTTATGGCAATGGTCCTTGGCGCAAAAGCACTTGCGAAATGGATTATTATTTCTTTTGGAGTAATTATTACAGCGGGATTATTAATTATGTGGCTTTGGCCAGAATCTTGGCATTTCTAA
- a CDS encoding App1 family protein — protein MFKKDPLQIIAFQSYGTNTHFYARGRALEDESIDLESQKMLHLIVNSWKRFESDEIANVAIRIKLPNNTIIKATTDSRGYFKIEENVIDLSTLCNSEGWVPFVLSYDDVTIERKITNDNRFPGELLIPAKSAQFGVASDIDDTILHTGVVSTLKWRVIYNSLFKNAKSRLPLEGAAEFYHMLHRGASGKNANPIFYVSHSPWNLYRYLELFLRQNNFPKGPILLRNLGNFIRKKPQGEKPQKQKEILNLLKTYPELPFILIGDSGEHDPDIYIEIAELYPERIKAIYLRSVKHEKKIIRVKGLLENYKTTPALLVESSEEAIVHARQNGFIA, from the coding sequence ATGTTTAAAAAAGACCCTTTACAAATTATAGCCTTTCAAAGCTATGGAACCAATACACATTTTTATGCCAGAGGAAGAGCTTTGGAAGATGAATCTATTGATTTAGAATCCCAAAAAATGTTGCATTTAATTGTTAATTCTTGGAAACGTTTTGAATCTGACGAAATTGCTAATGTTGCCATCAGGATTAAATTGCCAAATAATACGATTATTAAGGCAACGACAGATAGTCGCGGCTATTTTAAAATTGAAGAAAACGTAATAGATCTAAGCACTTTATGTAATTCCGAAGGATGGGTTCCCTTTGTATTGTCTTATGACGATGTTACTATAGAAAGAAAAATAACAAACGATAACAGATTTCCCGGTGAGTTATTAATTCCCGCAAAGAGCGCCCAGTTTGGTGTTGCAAGTGATATTGATGATACTATTTTACATACAGGAGTAGTATCCACCTTAAAATGGCGCGTAATTTATAACTCCCTATTTAAAAACGCTAAAAGTAGATTGCCTTTAGAAGGGGCTGCAGAGTTTTACCACATGCTGCATCGCGGTGCATCTGGAAAGAATGCGAACCCTATTTTTTATGTGAGTCATAGCCCATGGAATTTATACCGGTATCTTGAACTTTTTTTACGGCAGAACAATTTTCCAAAAGGACCCATTTTATTGCGTAATTTAGGTAATTTTATTCGCAAAAAACCACAGGGAGAGAAGCCTCAAAAGCAAAAAGAGATTCTTAACCTTTTAAAAACCTATCCAGAGTTACCCTTTATTTTAATAGGGGATAGCGGTGAACATGACCCTGATATTTATATTGAGATAGCAGAACTATATCCAGAGAGAATTAAAGCCATCTATTTACGAAGCGTAAAGCACGAAAAGAAAATTATACGTGTAAAAGGCTTGCTTGAAAACTATAAAACAACGCCTGCCTTATTAGTTGAAAGTAGTGAAGAGGCTATTGTGCATGCAAGACAAAATGGATTTATTGCTTAG
- the ppk1 gene encoding polyphosphate kinase 1, which produces MAALYNTKYFHRDLSWLRFNHRVLQEAGDERNLLYERIKFLAIFSSNLDEFFKVRVSDIRQIKDIEKPLRKKLITKPNKVLKEIRKQVHLQQEAFGRIFIGEIIPALKKENIHLINVDAFSERQRQIAKDYFDKSLKSNIDSDLYTIHDNKSVFVENEALYLAALINDEQFEIVSIPSEHDRFFVFPTEDNKHYITFIDDIIKYNFRLKQAKPALNYYELKVSRDAELYIEDEFSGNLMQKIKEALPKRETGQATRILLDSKTPEALQNHLKKALDVSNADIILGGPHHNFKDFFEFPNPTNKQLLNAELAPKPHLLLSEYDSMFTAIAAKDQLIHYPYQSFEPVIRLLEEAANDEQITTIKMTLYRVAKTSRLNDAIALAAKKGKTVVIFIEAKARFDEENNLKWGKIFKENGAKVIYSYPGIKVHSKILYIERELKNTTERYCYIGTGNFNENTAKLYTDFGLMTTNKKITKELNRVFLVLEGVLIVPKAKKLLISPFTSRHKFSVMVEREIAFAHAGKQGLIILKMNSLQDNNMIKLLYKASNAGVKIRLLIRGICCLVPGIKGQSENITVTSIVDRFLEHGRVYLFGNNGDEKLFIGSADWMTRNLSHRIEVIAPILDPDNFKIIKEVLELQLEDNVKARIIDAEQKNDYVKNNKKPLQSQLATYNYF; this is translated from the coding sequence ATGGCAGCTCTTTATAATACTAAATATTTTCATCGCGACTTATCTTGGCTTCGTTTTAATCATCGGGTATTACAAGAGGCAGGAGATGAGCGTAACCTATTATACGAACGTATTAAGTTCTTAGCCATTTTTTCTTCTAACTTAGATGAGTTTTTTAAAGTGCGCGTATCTGATATTCGCCAAATAAAAGACATTGAAAAACCGCTTCGTAAAAAACTAATTACTAAACCTAATAAGGTTTTAAAGGAAATTAGGAAGCAGGTGCATTTGCAACAAGAGGCCTTTGGACGTATTTTTATTGGTGAGATTATTCCAGCATTAAAAAAGGAAAATATTCATTTAATTAATGTTGACGCCTTTTCTGAACGTCAAAGACAAATTGCAAAAGACTACTTCGATAAATCGTTGAAATCTAATATAGATTCAGACCTTTATACTATCCATGACAACAAATCTGTATTTGTAGAAAACGAAGCGCTGTACCTTGCTGCTTTGATTAATGATGAACAATTCGAAATTGTTTCAATACCTTCAGAACATGATCGCTTTTTTGTTTTTCCAACGGAAGACAACAAACATTATATCACTTTTATAGACGATATTATAAAATACAATTTCAGATTAAAACAGGCTAAGCCCGCTTTAAATTATTATGAATTAAAAGTATCACGTGATGCTGAGCTGTATATTGAAGATGAATTTTCGGGGAATTTGATGCAAAAAATAAAAGAAGCATTACCTAAACGGGAAACGGGTCAGGCCACACGAATTTTGTTAGACTCTAAGACACCTGAAGCACTTCAAAACCATTTAAAAAAAGCTTTAGATGTGTCTAATGCAGATATTATTTTAGGAGGACCACATCATAACTTTAAAGATTTTTTTGAATTTCCAAATCCAACCAACAAGCAACTATTAAATGCCGAATTAGCGCCTAAGCCACATCTTTTATTAAGTGAATACGACTCTATGTTCACCGCTATAGCTGCCAAAGACCAATTAATACATTACCCGTATCAATCTTTTGAGCCTGTTATTAGATTACTTGAAGAAGCTGCTAATGATGAACAAATCACCACAATAAAAATGACTTTATATCGTGTCGCAAAGACTTCGAGGTTAAATGATGCTATTGCTTTAGCCGCTAAAAAAGGAAAGACAGTGGTTATTTTTATTGAGGCAAAAGCACGATTTGATGAAGAAAACAATCTTAAATGGGGGAAAATATTTAAAGAGAATGGGGCTAAAGTTATTTATAGCTACCCAGGCATAAAGGTGCATTCCAAAATTCTTTACATAGAAAGAGAACTTAAAAACACCACGGAACGGTATTGCTATATTGGCACAGGAAACTTTAATGAGAACACCGCCAAACTCTATACAGATTTTGGTTTAATGACGACGAATAAAAAAATAACGAAAGAGCTTAACCGCGTATTTTTAGTTTTAGAAGGGGTGTTAATTGTACCAAAGGCCAAAAAATTATTAATTTCTCCTTTCACTTCACGCCATAAATTTTCAGTAATGGTTGAACGTGAAATCGCTTTTGCACATGCAGGGAAACAAGGGTTGATTATATTAAAAATGAATAGCCTTCAGGATAATAATATGATTAAGCTCTTGTATAAGGCGAGTAATGCTGGTGTAAAAATTAGGTTGCTCATTCGTGGTATTTGTTGTTTGGTTCCCGGCATAAAAGGACAAAGCGAAAACATTACAGTTACAAGTATTGTAGACCGTTTCTTAGAACATGGTCGCGTCTATTTATTTGGAAATAATGGTGATGAAAAACTCTTTATTGGGTCTGCAGATTGGATGACTCGTAATTTAAGTCACCGTATAGAAGTTATTGCGCCCATTCTAGATCCTGATAATTTTAAAATAATAAAAGAGGTGTTAGAATTACAATTAGAAGATAATGTAAAAGCTAGAATTATTGATGCCGAGCAAAAGAACGACTACGTAAAAAACAATAAAAAACCGTTACAGTCTCAATTAGCCACTTATAACTATTTCTAA
- a CDS encoding deoxynucleoside kinase — protein MHVAIAGNIGAGKTTLTKLLAKHYKWEAQLEDVVDNPYLDDFYNQMERWSFNLQVYFLNSRFRQIAQIRESGKDIIQDRTIYEDAHIFAPNLHAMGLMTNRDFENYKSLFDLMESFVQGPDLLIYLRSSISNLVAQIHKRGRDYENSISIDYLSRLNERYEAFVHGYDKGKLLIIDVDNLDFVDKPEDLGVILNKIDAEINGLF, from the coding sequence ATGCATGTTGCCATTGCCGGAAACATTGGAGCTGGAAAAACTACGCTCACCAAATTACTTGCTAAACATTATAAATGGGAAGCACAATTAGAAGACGTAGTAGATAATCCATATCTGGATGATTTCTATAACCAAATGGAACGTTGGAGCTTTAACTTACAGGTTTACTTTTTAAATAGTCGCTTTCGCCAAATCGCTCAAATTCGCGAAAGTGGTAAAGACATTATTCAAGATCGCACCATTTACGAAGATGCTCATATTTTCGCACCCAATTTACACGCCATGGGCTTGATGACCAATCGTGATTTTGAAAACTACAAATCTCTTTTTGATTTGATGGAGAGTTTTGTTCAAGGTCCAGATTTACTTATTTACCTCCGCAGTTCTATTTCTAATCTAGTGGCTCAAATTCACAAACGCGGGCGTGATTATGAAAACTCAATTAGCATTGATTACCTCAGTAGATTAAACGAACGTTACGAGGCTTTTGTTCATGGTTATGATAAAGGAAAATTACTAATTATTGATGTTGATAATTTAGACTTTGTTGATAAACCTGAAGATTTAGGTGTCATATTAAATAAAATTGATGCTGAAATCAATGGTTTGTTTTAA